The Candidatus Peribacteria bacterium region AGTAACCTGGGACAGGATGAAGACCGCAAGAAAGCGGAAGAATACGGAGCGAAACAGTATCTCGTGAAATCCAACGTCCCGCTCGCTGACATTGTAAAAGTCGTAAAGTCCATCCTCTAAAAAACCCAATCACCAATTTCCAATAACCAATAACCCGCACCCATCATGGCTCTCACAGATGCAGAACTCGGGAAACTTCTTCTGGATTTAAGCTACCTGTCTGCAGAGGATGTGAAGCGTGCGGAGACGCATGCAAAAGCGCACAGCATGACGCTGAAAGATGCGCTGACAGAGCTCGATCTCCTCAGTCAGAATATTTACGAAAGTGCGGTCGCGGAGTACTACCACTTGTCCTACTACGATCTCTCCACAAACCCGCCGTTGCCGGAACTGGTGGACCTGTTGCCGGAAGATATCGGCCGCAACTACAGCGCGATTGTCATCAAAAATGAGAAGGACAAAATTGTGGTTGCAACATCTGACCCGACAAACAAATTTCTGGAAGAAGCGGTACGTCTGAACTTCGGTCAGACAATCGCGATTTTTCCGGACAAGGAGAGTACTGATAAAAAAACAACCTCACGCAAAGCGGCTGCGCATTTTTCTTTCTCCAAACAGAAGGTCGAAGAGCGCAAAAAGTACACAGGAAAAATTGAATTCGCGTACACCGCGCGCAAAGGTCTCGAAGCGTTTTTCGTACAGTACAGAAAGCCCTTGGCGACACGCTTCCAGCAGATTATCGATGCCAACAAAAAAGTCGCTCCGGAAATTCTCGAAGAAATTTTCAACGATGCCATCGGTCTTCGCGCATCCGACATTCACTTCGAACCGCAGGACAAAATTGTCGTTGTGCGCTTCCGCGTGGACGGCGTGCTGCACGAAGCGGGTCGCATTCCGAAGGAATACTACGAAGGTGTGGTGAACCGCATGAAGATTGCGGCGAACATGCACATCGACGAACACTTCATGGCGCAGGATGGTGCCATCCGTTACGACACCGGTAACGGCAACACCATGGACATCCGCGTCTCTATTGTGCCGATTGTCGACGGTGAAAAGATTGTGCTGCGCCTTCTCTCCGAGTACGTGCGCTCCCTCACTCTCGCAGACCTCGGTTTCTCGGAAGAGCACCGTGCTGTGCTGGAGAAAGCCAGCCACAAACCGTTCGGTATGATCCTCACGACAGGACCCACAGGATCAGGAAAATCTACCACGCTCTACGCGCTCCTGAAGCTCCGCAATCACCCGGACGTGAACATTTCCACCATTGAAGATCCGGTTGAATACAAAGTGCCGGGCATCAACCACATTCAGGTGAATACCGAAACAAACCTCACATTCGCAAACGGTCTCCGCGCTCTGATGCGTCAGGACCCGAATATTATTCTCGTGGGAGAAATCCGCGATGGTGAAACCGCATCAATCGCTGTGAACGCTGCGCTCACCGGTCACCTTCTCTTTAGTACACTCCACGCAAACGACGCGGTGACATCTGTTCCCCGTCTGCTGGAAATGGGCGTCGAGCCGTTCCTTCTGGCATCCACTCTCGAAGTCGTGATTGCCCAGCGTCTCGTACGCCGCATCTGCCCGAACTGTCGCTATAGTTACTCTGTTTCGCAGAGCGACATCTCGAAACTTTTTCCGAATGCATCCAAGTTCTTCGAAAAGAAGAAGTCCACCCTGCTCTATAAAGGGAAGGGATGTGAGGCGTGCGGCGGCATCGGCTACTCCGGACGTATCGGTATTTATGAATTGCTCATCATCACACCCGAGGTAGAGGAACTGATTGTGAAGCGCTGTTCCAGTGCGGAGATTGAAAAGGTTGCCCGCAGTAAAGGTATGCGTTCACTCTTTGAAGACGGATTCGACAAAATGCTTGCGGGCGCCACCACGCTCGAAGAACTGCTTCGCGTCGCAAGTCCTCCTTCTGCTCCTGCCCCGCATGTTAAAGAAAACAAAGCAGACTAAGTCTGCCGCCCCCGCCGGCATGCATCCGGGCTCCGTCAATCTTGTCGGCATGCTCCGCAAAATGGCGCCGTTTTTGTTCGCAAAAAAGAAAAAGGTACAGCCGCATGAAGTGGCTGCAAAAAGAACAGCAGCAAAGCCCGTACATCACGCCAAAGCAAAACCGCATCCGCATGCGCTTAAGGGAAAAGAAAAAGAATCGAAGCCGAAAGGATCTCTGGTCGTTGCAAAGAAAGAGGAAAAAATGACGGACGATCAGGTGGCTGCAACCAAAGAGGCGCTGATGGAAGAGGAAGGATTCATGCAGAAGGTTGTGAAAACCGGCCCCACGGCAACTATCACCACCCCCAAAAAGAGCTTGTGGTCGATGTTCGCTCGCGCGCCAAAAGAGGAGGATGCACTGTTGCCTGCTGTATTGGCCCCAGCGGCACAAGAAGAAAAGCTGACACAGGAGGAACTCAAAGATGATCAATTTTTGAAGCATGTCGAGCAGAAGCGCTCAGACAGCGTGGTCGGGACCGCAACCGACGATCCGGATGCGCCGCCCCCACCGGATTTGGGTATCCGCCCGAAGACTGCTCTGGAAGCGTTTGCGGGTGGAACGGAACAGGCGCCATCCCCACAGGCAGATGCGGCTCCGGTGAAAGGGAAAATCATCTCTGCTGCACAGCTGAAAAAAGAAGCACAGGATGCCAAAGAAGCGGCAACCCGCATTGCCAGGCAGACAGAAAAAGAGATGAAAGAAGAACAGGAAAACAAAGAGGCGGGTAAAAAAGAGGAGCCTGCAAAAGATGTGCCTCCCCCCGTACCGCACGCCAAGCGTGTCGGGCCGCAGCAGTCGAATGGATTCCAGAAATTCATCGCATCGGTCGGTCACTTCGGCATGGGAAAAGAGCGCATGCAGTTCATTGAAAATCTCGCCACCATGTTGAATGCGGGGCTGCCGCTCATTGATGCACTGCGCACACTGGGCATGGAAACGCGCAACAAAGGTTTCCGGAAAATCATTATCCGCATTACCGAAACGGTCGAAAACGGAACACCGCTATGGCGTGCTATGGACGCGGAAGACTTGTTCTCTTTGCATGCAATCGCTCTTGTACGCATAGGTGAAGAGGCCGGTAACCTCGCCAAAAACATGGAGTACCTCGCGGCACAGGAAACCAAGGATCATGAACTCGTGCAGAAAGTGAAAATGGCAATGATCTATCCGAGCATCGTCATGGTCATCATGTTTGTGATTGTGATGGGACTCGGAATGTTCGTGCTCCCCAACCTCATCGGTGTGCTGACGTCGCTCAATGTGGAACTGCCGTTCATCACCCGTATGGTGATCAAATTCAGTGACGTGTTCTCTGCATACGGACTCATCATCGCACCCGGATCGATTCTCGGTATGGGACTCTTTGTCGTTCTGGCGAAGTACACGGTACTGAAAGTGCCGGTGCAGTGGCTGGTGTTCCGCATCCCCGGAATTGGCTCCCTGCTGCGCTCTGCAACCATTGCGCGCTTTGGTGTGATTGTCGGCGGACTCCTGAAAGCGGGTGTGCCGGTGGTCGATGCCGTGCAGTCTCTGGTCGAAGTGACGCCGATTCTTGTGTACCGCAGACTCTACGAAAAACTGCGCGATCACATTACGATCGGCGACTCGTTCTCGAAGAGTTTTGCCGCTATCAAGGGTAGTCAGAAACTGCTCCCCGTGTCTGTGCAGCAGCTTGTGGTGACCGGTGAAAAATCCGGAGCGCTGGCGGACATCATGTTGAAAGTGGCCGATATCTACGACAAAAAAGCGAGCGAGACCGCACAGAAACTGCCGGTTATTCTAGAACCGATTCTCCTGCTGATTATCGGTACGCTCGTGGGTACGATTGCATTCGCCATCATCGTGCCGATCTACTCGATTGTCGGAAACGTCGGACGGTGAAATAGCTTTTAGGACATGGACATTTGGGATCAGAGACGAAAGAGCGTCAAGCTGTTTTGACGTTCTGCACAAGAAGAAGCGTGAAAGGTGGAATAGAATCACCGATGAACTCTTCCTCCTTCCCCGCCCCTCCTATGAAGCGCGCAGGCTTTACTATCGTGGAAATGCTGATGGTGATCGGTATTATCGGCGTGATCAGTGGTGTCACTGTTCCGCTCTATCGTGATTACCAGGTTCGCAATGATTTGAACGTTGCCACCGAACAGGTGACGCAGGGATTGGCGCGCGCGCGTTTGCTTTCACAGTCTGCACAAAGTGATGCAGGGTGGGGATTCTACGTGCCGGCCGGCATTCTCTACAAAGGTGATTCCTATGCAACACGCGTTGCCGGAGCAGATGAGACCTATCCGATGCCGTCGACTATTACGGTCACCGGTATTTTCGACATTTCCTATACAAAAGTGAAAGGCCAGCCCAGCTCCACCGGCTCCATTATTCTGACTGCGCTCGACAGCGAACAGCGCACTATTGAAATTGAAGTGCAGAAAGAAACAATTGCTGTGGTCGAAGGGGACAATCTCACCATTTGTCACAAAATCGGCGGATCTGCAGAGCAGACAAAAGTGATCCCCGATGCGGCATGGCCGGGACACCAGAATCACGGTGACACGCTCGGTGCTTGTGCCACAGCTGCAAGTTCTGTCAGCAGCTCCCGCTCGTCATCACGTTCCAGCAGTTCAGTATCATCATCACGTTCTAGCTCGGCGCCTTCTTCCCTCTCCAGCAGCGTAGCCAGTGCAACCTGTGCTGACCGCTTCTCTGTCTCTGCCGATAACACCATTACAACAACCGGTCCGCTCAGCGTTATCTTCCAGTCACTCGGTGCACAGTTCGGATACGGAAACGGCGGCCCGACAGTGCCGGTTACCGTCAAATATTCCAAGAAAGCCAATGGAAACAGCGCGAGCAATCTCTTTAGCGGCAATGCCATCAACGGCACAGGGGGCGCAACGCAGACCGTGACCGGATTTAAAAACGGCGACAAGGTTGTCCTGAAATTCCGCGCGTACTACAACGACAACGGCTGGCTGACCTATGACAACACAGTTGTCAGCAATGTGAATAACGGATCTGTGAAAGTCCTCAGAAACGGTGATCTTGCGCCAACCATTCCGGGCTCCAGCGGGCAGCAAAGCGTGTCATCACTCCTCCAGCCGATTACGGTCAATGGCCGCATCAGCATCGGACAGTATGATGTCGTTATGATTGTGGACTTCAACTACGCCGACTGTCCTACCTGCACATCTGCTGACTTCCAGGATGGTATTGTGCTCGTTAAATTCCAGGCTCCGTCCTGCTAAATGATCATTCCAAATCCGAAGTGCGATCAGGTCCTGCATATTCGCACTTCGGATTTTTTGTTTCTATAAGGTACTCTGTCTCTCCGTATGGTTCCTGTCATCCATAGGAAACAACGGCCGGGCTATCTGCTCCTGGAAGCGCTGCTCGGTATGGCGATTTTTTCGATCTTCATGTCCGCACTCGGCATGACGCTTTTGTACGGACAGGAAAATACGGTGAATGCCGGTGACCGCACCCGCGGCGTCTATCTTGCGTCCCGTACCATGGAAGGAGTCCGGGCTATCCGCGATGGTTCGTTTTCGTCGGTGACAACAGGAACAAAAGGAGTCTGGGTGAATCCGGCAACACATCGCTGGGCGTTCAGCGGCACGAGCATGACGCTGAGTGGTTCGTACGTCACCAGTGTGACTATTTCTTCGAAGGCCAGTGATTGGCTGGCATTTACCGGGACAACCAGCTGGAAACACGGATACAACAGAGCGGGGGTTATTACGCTGACGGGGGAAGTAACTGACTGGCGATCTGCCAAATCTGTCGGCAACTGGGGAACACCGACACTGGAAGGAAGTCTGGCGCCTGGTGGAACCCCGCTCTTCAACAAGCTTGCGATTGCGGGAAACGTTGCCTATGTCACATGCAATGCAACGACGGGTTTGTACATGATCAATATTGCCAATACCGCAACGCCGGCACGACTGAATAGCGCATTTTCCATCGGTTACAGTGCGTACGATGTCGTCATCCGCGGCAAGCGCATGTACGTTCTGACTTCAGATTCGAATGCAGAGCTGAAGGTGTATAGCATTACGAACCCATCAGTCCCCACCCTTATCACCAGTTATAATCTGCCGGGGAACGGACTTGGTACATCGCTCGCGACGGGCTTTTATGATCTCTATGTGACCGCCACGTACAGCGCGACAGCGGGCCAGTATGAACTGTATGCATTTGATATTTCCAACAGCGGCAGCGTTGTCCTGACCAGTGGCATCAACGATACAGCAACCATGCATGCCATTGCCCTGTCCGGGACGTCGGCTTATATCGGCAGCGCGCAGGATACGGGAGAGCTGACAGTGATGTACACATCTGCAACCGGTGCGATCACAGCCAACGGGACTTTCAACCTGACCGACCGTACACTGAACGGTATTGCCATCGCCGTGTCGGGCACCTCGGCTATTCTCGGAACAGAAAAAGGGACAAGTATTTCCGAGATGGCGCTCTTCAGTGTCGGAAGCGGTGTGCCTTCCGCCCTGCCTGGTCCGTGGTATCACGAAACAAGCGGCAGTCTCCTGGATGTCGATATGGATCCGTACCGCTGCTACACATTCGTAGCGGTCAGCTCCGGACGCAAAGCATTCCAGGTGGTGAACATGCGCAATAAAACAACACTGCCGGAACTGTATTCCTACAACTCTTCTACCGGCCTCGGGCGCGGACTGACGTACGACGCTGTGCGTGACAGGGTGTTTGTGACAACTGACAGTGCCATTCTGATATTCAGCCCCGCTGCTTCCGGAGGAAACTGCCCATGATGCATCTACGCGCACGCAACGGCTATGTCTTCCTGGTCACGGTTCTCATGATCGGGGCGATTGCGTCGACCACACTTCTCTCCCTGCTCCTGCTTGGATGGGCGGCGGAACAGAACGGCGCACTGGTTGAGCGTTCCCAGCATGCATTTGAACTGATGCAGATTTGTGCTGAACGTTCCCTGCGCTCCCTGCGTCTTGACCCGACCTACGCGGGGAATGAAACATTCACATTCGCCAGGGGGACCTGCAAAGTGTATGACATAGGCGGCAGCGGGAATCTCGACCGCACGCTCTGCATTGAAAGCGTGAGCGGTCCGGTGACCCGGCGTGTCGAAATACAGGTGAACAGGATTTTCCCTCTTACGACTATCCGTTCCTGGCAGGAAGTCACCGCATTCACCCGTTGCACATGACCAACCGTTTCTTCCAGCGTCGGGCCGGCAGTACACTCGTGGAGCTGCTGATTTTTGCTGCACTGCTGGGCATTGTGATGGGCGCCGTCCTTCCGTTGCTCTTCATGGCTGCGGAAGACAGACTCCTGCAGCAGACTATTTCTCTCGTCGAAAGAAACGGAGTGCAGGCCATGCAGAACATTACCCAGCGCGTCCGGAACGGTGAGCGGATTATTACGCCTGCGCTCGGTATGACAGGATCGGTTCTTGTAGTGCAGACAAGTTCGGGAGCTATCAATCCCACTATAGTCGGCATCAACAGCGGCTCTCTGATTGTCATTGAGCGTGTCACCAAAGAAATCATCACGTCATCACAGGTGGCAATCACACATTTTGAAGTCAGAAACACGTCGGTATCAGACACCCATCCGAGTGTCGAAATTATCTTCAATGTCTCGCGCACCACGCGCCTCCAGCAGCCGCACTCCTACGGGGAAATATTCAGAAGCAGCATCACACTTTTTCCGAATGATCTTCCATCCGGTGCCAATGACCAATGTGTAGCGCCATTTTGCCTGCCGGCCAATACATTCAACTGGCAGATTTATGATCCGGTGTCGGCTGACTGTCTGGAAGCGACATTGCCGATGACATGTACCTAGCGCCGCATAACCCGTCCTCTTTCAGAGTGCAGTCAAGACAGAAAAATTTTACGTGCGCCCATTGTTGTTACAATAAGGTCCACTTCCAGGACAGATTCTTGTCTGTCCGATCATTCTCTTCCCTTACTTTTATGAGTTTTTCTGCTCTTCGAGCACGAAAAGGGTTCACGCTCATTGAACTCCTGCTCGTGATCGGCATCATTGCCATCCTGGCATCCATCGTCATTGTGGCGATCAACCCGACCAAGCAGTTGGCTGACGCTCGCAACGCACAGCGCCGCGCGGATGTGAACACCATCCTCAACGCCGTGTACCAGTACGCGATCGACAACAACGGTAACCTCCCGACAACCATCACCACCACCGCTCAGATGGTTTGCGCAACAGGCGCAGCTGACTGTACGGGTAAGGTCGATCTCGATGTCCTCACAGGTTCCTACATTGTCAAACTCCCGATGGATCCGCAGGTCGATTCCGCTTCCGGTGGAACCGCTTACGTCATCGGTATCGACAGCAGCAACCGCGTGACTGTTTCCGCACCTCGTGCAGAACAGGGCGTCACGATCAGCGCACAGCGCTAATCGTCCGTCTTTTAGTATCGAAAAAGTATGAGCAAACAATGCCTCCGCAAGGGGGCATTGCTTTATAAAAAGAATCATTGATAAACTGCCGGTTGATGCATCCTTCCCTTTGTCATCGCCGCGCGGGTTTTACGCTTCTGGAACTTCTGGTGGTGATCGGCATCATTGGTGCACTCGCATCGATTGTTGTCGCCGCTCTCAGCCCCACGCGCCAACTTGCATCCAGTCGTGATGCAAAGCGGCAGAGTGATGTGAATGCGATTCTGAATGCGGTGTATCAGTACACCATTGATCATAAGGGCATACTGCCCGGAGGAATCCCTCAGGGAGATACGCCGCGGGGTATTTGTACTGTCACGGCAACGAGCTGCAACAACGGTGTGAATCTGAGAATACTATCGGGTTCGTATCTGGTCGCTATCCCCATTGATCCGCGTGCGCCGGAAAACGGAACGGGCACCATGTACTTCATCCATCAGAACACAAACAGCCGTCTGACGGTTACGGCCCCGCTCGCCGAGGAAAAATCTATCGTTGTGACGCGCTAAACAGGGTTTTAAAGTCATTATAACAGCC contains the following coding sequences:
- a CDS encoding GspE/PulE family protein, with the translated sequence MGRNYSAIVIKNEKDKIVVATSDPTNKFLEEAVRLNFGQTIAIFPDKESTDKKTTSRKAAAHFSFSKQKVEERKKYTGKIEFAYTARKGLEAFFVQYRKPLATRFQQIIDANKKVAPEILEEIFNDAIGLRASDIHFEPQDKIVVVRFRVDGVLHEAGRIPKEYYEGVVNRMKIAANMHIDEHFMAQDGAIRYDTGNGNTMDIRVSIVPIVDGEKIVLRLLSEYVRSLTLADLGFSEEHRAVLEKASHKPFGMILTTGPTGSGKSTTLYALLKLRNHPDVNISTIEDPVEYKVPGINHIQVNTETNLTFANGLRALMRQDPNIILVGEIRDGETASIAVNAALTGHLLFSTLHANDAVTSVPRLLEMGVEPFLLASTLEVVIAQRLVRRICPNCRYSYSVSQSDISKLFPNASKFFEKKKSTLLYKGKGCEACGGIGYSGRIGIYELLIITPEVEELIVKRCSSAEIEKVARSKGMRSLFEDGFDKMLAGATTLEELLRVASPPSAPAPHVKENKAD
- a CDS encoding type II secretion system F family protein — encoded protein: MLKKTKQTKSAAPAGMHPGSVNLVGMLRKMAPFLFAKKKKVQPHEVAAKRTAAKPVHHAKAKPHPHALKGKEKESKPKGSLVVAKKEEKMTDDQVAATKEALMEEEGFMQKVVKTGPTATITTPKKSLWSMFARAPKEEDALLPAVLAPAAQEEKLTQEELKDDQFLKHVEQKRSDSVVGTATDDPDAPPPPDLGIRPKTALEAFAGGTEQAPSPQADAAPVKGKIISAAQLKKEAQDAKEAATRIARQTEKEMKEEQENKEAGKKEEPAKDVPPPVPHAKRVGPQQSNGFQKFIASVGHFGMGKERMQFIENLATMLNAGLPLIDALRTLGMETRNKGFRKIIIRITETVENGTPLWRAMDAEDLFSLHAIALVRIGEEAGNLAKNMEYLAAQETKDHELVQKVKMAMIYPSIVMVIMFVIVMGLGMFVLPNLIGVLTSLNVELPFITRMVIKFSDVFSAYGLIIAPGSILGMGLFVVLAKYTVLKVPVQWLVFRIPGIGSLLRSATIARFGVIVGGLLKAGVPVVDAVQSLVEVTPILVYRRLYEKLRDHITIGDSFSKSFAAIKGSQKLLPVSVQQLVVTGEKSGALADIMLKVADIYDKKASETAQKLPVILEPILLLIIGTLVGTIAFAIIVPIYSIVGNVGR
- a CDS encoding prepilin-type N-terminal cleavage/methylation domain-containing protein; its protein translation is MKRAGFTIVEMLMVIGIIGVISGVTVPLYRDYQVRNDLNVATEQVTQGLARARLLSQSAQSDAGWGFYVPAGILYKGDSYATRVAGADETYPMPSTITVTGIFDISYTKVKGQPSSTGSIILTALDSEQRTIEIEVQKETIAVVEGDNLTICHKIGGSAEQTKVIPDAAWPGHQNHGDTLGACATAASSVSSSRSSSRSSSSVSSSRSSSAPSSLSSSVASATCADRFSVSADNTITTTGPLSVIFQSLGAQFGYGNGGPTVPVTVKYSKKANGNSASNLFSGNAINGTGGATQTVTGFKNGDKVVLKFRAYYNDNGWLTYDNTVVSNVNNGSVKVLRNGDLAPTIPGSSGQQSVSSLLQPITVNGRISIGQYDVVMIVDFNYADCPTCTSADFQDGIVLVKFQAPSC
- a CDS encoding type II secretion system GspH family protein, which gives rise to MSFSALRARKGFTLIELLLVIGIIAILASIVIVAINPTKQLADARNAQRRADVNTILNAVYQYAIDNNGNLPTTITTTAQMVCATGAADCTGKVDLDVLTGSYIVKLPMDPQVDSASGGTAYVIGIDSSNRVTVSAPRAEQGVTISAQR
- a CDS encoding type II secretion system GspH family protein gives rise to the protein MHPSLCHRRAGFTLLELLVVIGIIGALASIVVAALSPTRQLASSRDAKRQSDVNAILNAVYQYTIDHKGILPGGIPQGDTPRGICTVTATSCNNGVNLRILSGSYLVAIPIDPRAPENGTGTMYFIHQNTNSRLTVTAPLAEEKSIVVTR